One window of Streptomyces sp. FIT100 genomic DNA carries:
- a CDS encoding PadR family transcriptional regulator, which produces MRSHGMGNCGPGHHGRGGDSEKLRAAFGPFGPGFGGPPWGGGHGRGGGRGRARRGDVRASILALLKDRPMHGYEMIQEIGERSGGAWKPSPGSVYPTLQLLEDEGLIASASEGGKKLFTLTDAGRAEADSVPDAPWEEAGRGIDWDAMNEIRQAGVGLMEAFGQVWKTGSPEQRQKAIAVINEARKKLYLILADEH; this is translated from the coding sequence ATGCGTTCACACGGAATGGGGAATTGCGGGCCCGGCCATCACGGTCGGGGCGGTGACTCCGAGAAGCTGCGTGCCGCGTTCGGTCCCTTCGGGCCCGGCTTCGGCGGCCCGCCATGGGGTGGGGGGCACGGCCGCGGAGGTGGCCGCGGCAGGGCGCGCCGCGGTGATGTGCGCGCCTCGATCCTGGCGCTGCTGAAGGACCGCCCGATGCACGGTTACGAGATGATCCAGGAGATCGGCGAGCGCAGCGGCGGAGCCTGGAAGCCCAGCCCCGGCTCGGTCTACCCCACGCTCCAGCTGCTGGAGGACGAGGGGCTCATCGCCAGCGCGAGCGAGGGCGGCAAGAAGCTGTTCACGCTCACCGACGCGGGACGCGCCGAGGCCGATTCGGTCCCGGACGCCCCCTGGGAGGAGGCGGGCCGCGGCATCGACTGGGACGCGATGAACGAGATCAGGCAGGCCGGAGTCGGCCTGATGGAGGCGTTCGGCCAGGTCTGGAAGACGGGCTCGCCGGAGCAGCGGCAGAAGGCGATCGCGGTCATCAACGAAGCGCGCAAGAAGCTGTATCTCATCCTCGCCGACGAGCACTGA
- a CDS encoding Clp protease N-terminal domain-containing protein, producing MQIPVPRVPRHPDAAPTLRAETDARLTAELASVVAGARRRALRDGDRQIDTAHLLHSLMEADPAVRAAFDGSGQVARVLGYLVQRSIGYGLRWQGSVEDSGALPLLRAGAGAGAGAGDGAGGHARDGAGDHASDGDHAVARDIEWAVAGWSPSASAALDRALERAAPRREDPRATGIDLLGAIAADPGCRAVEVLEHAGVDTALLAGRIGELSQQV from the coding sequence GTGCAAATCCCCGTCCCGCGCGTGCCCCGGCATCCCGACGCCGCCCCGACCCTCCGTGCCGAGACCGACGCCAGGCTCACCGCCGAGCTGGCCTCGGTCGTCGCGGGTGCGCGCAGACGGGCGCTGCGGGACGGCGACCGGCAGATCGACACCGCCCACCTCCTGCACTCGCTGATGGAGGCGGACCCCGCGGTGCGGGCCGCCTTCGACGGGTCCGGGCAGGTCGCGCGCGTACTCGGCTATCTCGTCCAGCGCAGCATCGGCTACGGGCTGCGCTGGCAGGGCTCGGTCGAGGACTCCGGGGCCCTGCCGCTCCTGCGTGCCGGTGCCGGTGCCGGTGCCGGTGCCGGTGACGGTGCCGGTGGCCACGCCCGTGACGGTGCCGGCGACCACGCCTCTGACGGTGACCACGCTGTCGCCCGTGACATCGAATGGGCCGTCGCCGGCTGGTCCCCGTCGGCCTCCGCCGCCCTGGACCGGGCTCTGGAGCGGGCCGCGCCACGGCGCGAGGACCCGCGCGCCACCGGCATCGACCTGCTCGGCGCGATCGCCGCCGACCCCGGCTGCCGCGCCGTCGAGGTGCTGGAGCACGCGGGCGTCGACACCGCCCTCCTGGCGGGCCGTATCGGGGAGCTGTCTCAACAGGTGTGA
- a CDS encoding CPBP family intramembrane glutamic endopeptidase, with translation MSGPLPAGGLSRTTLRSETLLVLALSLGASAVSSLISFTGSLTKPGGLKDQAATLNSSYAPGRPWLDLAWQLFGIATALVPVALVAHLLLREGAGGLKAIGFDRTKPWPDLGRGALVAAGIGSAGLAFYLVARAGGFNLTVVPEALPEVWWKFPVLILSALENSVVEEVIVVGYLLRRLGQLGWSPMAALAASSVLRGSYHLYQGIGGFIGNMVMGVVFVLLYRRWGRVGPLVVAHTLLDIGAFVGYALLAGKVSWLPTL, from the coding sequence ATGTCCGGACCGCTCCCGGCGGGAGGGCTCTCCCGCACCACCCTGCGGTCCGAGACCCTGCTGGTCCTCGCACTCTCCCTCGGCGCCAGCGCGGTCTCCTCGCTCATCAGCTTCACCGGCTCGCTGACCAAACCCGGCGGCCTCAAGGACCAGGCCGCCACCCTCAACAGCTCCTACGCCCCAGGCCGCCCCTGGCTCGACCTCGCCTGGCAGCTCTTCGGCATCGCCACCGCCCTCGTCCCCGTCGCGCTCGTCGCCCACCTGCTGCTGCGGGAAGGCGCCGGAGGACTCAAGGCGATCGGCTTCGACCGCACGAAGCCCTGGCCCGACCTCGGGCGCGGCGCGCTCGTCGCGGCCGGTATCGGCAGCGCCGGGCTCGCCTTCTACCTCGTCGCCCGAGCCGGCGGATTCAACCTGACCGTCGTGCCCGAAGCGCTGCCCGAGGTGTGGTGGAAGTTCCCGGTCCTCATCCTCTCCGCACTGGAGAACTCCGTCGTCGAAGAAGTGATCGTCGTCGGATACCTGCTCCGCCGGCTCGGACAGCTCGGCTGGAGCCCGATGGCGGCGCTCGCGGCCAGTTCCGTGCTGCGCGGCTCCTACCACCTGTACCAAGGCATCGGCGGCTTCATCGGCAACATGGTGATGGGCGTCGTGTTCGTCCTCCTGTACCGGCGATGGGGCCGCGTCGGGCCGCTCGTCGTCGCCCACACACTGCTCGACATCGGCGCCTTCGTCGGGTACGCGCTGCTCGCAGGCAAGGTCAGCTGGCTGCCGACCCTCTGA
- a CDS encoding PhzF family phenazine biosynthesis protein yields MRIRIVDAFTDRPFAGNPAGVLLLDGDGFPSDDWLQSVASEVNLSETAFAHPLNGDDGGADWALRWLTPTAEVDMCGHATLAMAHVLHTTGTATGTVSFAARCGILTTTAHEDGSITMDFPVAPLTPAELSAAAVEALGAVPRSVHYTGEHVGDLLVELADEPTVRGLEPDLRALAGTSKRGIVVTAPAEDPARGYDFASRGFFPNFGVDEDPVTGSAHTALAPFWSARLGREELTGLQGATRTGLVRTALRGDRVLLTGRAVTVIDGELHARP; encoded by the coding sequence ATGCGGATTCGAATCGTGGACGCCTTCACCGACCGGCCCTTCGCGGGCAACCCCGCCGGAGTGCTCCTCCTCGACGGCGACGGCTTCCCCTCCGACGACTGGCTCCAGAGCGTGGCGTCCGAGGTGAACCTCTCCGAGACGGCCTTCGCCCATCCCCTGAACGGCGATGACGGCGGCGCCGACTGGGCGCTGCGCTGGCTCACCCCGACCGCCGAGGTCGACATGTGCGGGCACGCCACGCTCGCCATGGCGCATGTCCTGCACACGACGGGGACGGCCACGGGCACGGTGAGCTTCGCGGCGCGCTGCGGGATCCTCACCACGACCGCGCACGAGGACGGCTCCATCACCATGGACTTCCCGGTCGCACCGCTCACCCCGGCCGAGCTCTCCGCGGCGGCCGTCGAGGCGCTGGGCGCCGTGCCGCGTTCGGTGCACTACACCGGGGAGCACGTCGGTGACCTGCTGGTGGAGCTGGCCGACGAGCCGACCGTGCGCGGGCTCGAACCGGATCTGCGCGCGCTGGCCGGCACGTCGAAGCGGGGCATCGTCGTCACGGCTCCCGCCGAGGATCCGGCCCGTGGCTACGACTTCGCCTCGCGCGGCTTCTTCCCCAACTTCGGTGTCGACGAGGATCCGGTGACCGGCAGCGCGCACACCGCACTCGCCCCGTTCTGGTCCGCCCGGCTGGGACGCGAGGAGCTGACCGGGTTGCAGGGCGCCACCCGCACCGGTCTCGTCCGTACGGCCCTGCGCGGCGACCGGGTGCTGCTCACGGGGCGGGCGGTGACCGTCATCGACGGAGAGCTGCACGCGAGGCCCTGA
- a CDS encoding glutamate-cysteine ligase family protein yields MGEKVVAGGFDLSDRQRYRQKLQQCLEGLARLLKEKRFDRPKNLMGLEIELNLAGTDGQPRMMNGAVLDRIASRDFQTELGMFNLEVNIAPHRLAGHVLDQLAEELRTGLAYAHRKATELDAGIVMIGILPTLTRTDLVPANLSDVDRYALLNDQIVAARGEDFTLDIDGVERLHCTATSIAPEAACTSVQLHLQVTPARFADVWNAAQAVAAVQIAVGANSPFLFGRELWRESRPPLFTQATDTRPPELQAQGVRPRTWFGERWISSAYELFEENLRYFPALLPICDEEDPLRVLDHGGVPRLQELVLHNGTVYRWNRPVYGIADGTPHLRVENRVLPAGPTVTDVVANAAFYYGLVRALAEEPRPIWTRMPFEAAADNFDSACRHGIDAELHWPRPGRGGAMTRVPAVKLVRDELLPLAAAGLDAWNVEPADRDHYLGIIEGRCRRRTNGASWQADTFHRTTEAGLDRDSALAAVTRRYGELMHLGEPVHTWPAGPAV; encoded by the coding sequence ATGGGGGAGAAGGTCGTGGCGGGCGGATTCGACCTGTCCGATCGGCAAAGGTACCGGCAAAAGCTCCAGCAGTGTCTGGAGGGACTGGCGAGACTCCTGAAAGAGAAGAGGTTCGACCGCCCCAAGAACCTCATGGGGCTGGAGATAGAACTCAATCTCGCGGGCACCGACGGGCAGCCGCGCATGATGAATGGCGCCGTGCTCGACCGGATCGCCAGTCGTGATTTCCAGACGGAACTCGGAATGTTCAACCTGGAAGTCAACATCGCCCCGCACCGGCTCGCCGGACACGTCCTCGACCAGCTCGCCGAAGAGCTGCGCACCGGGCTCGCATATGCCCACCGCAAAGCCACGGAACTCGACGCGGGCATCGTCATGATCGGCATTCTCCCCACGCTCACCCGCACCGACCTCGTCCCCGCCAACCTCTCCGACGTCGATCGCTACGCCCTTCTGAACGACCAGATCGTCGCCGCCCGGGGGGAGGACTTCACCCTCGACATCGACGGAGTCGAACGCCTCCACTGCACCGCCACCTCCATCGCCCCCGAAGCCGCCTGCACCTCCGTCCAGTTGCACCTCCAGGTCACCCCCGCCCGGTTCGCCGACGTCTGGAACGCCGCACAGGCCGTCGCCGCCGTCCAGATCGCCGTCGGCGCCAACTCCCCGTTCCTCTTCGGCAGGGAGCTCTGGCGCGAATCACGGCCACCCCTGTTCACCCAGGCCACCGACACCCGTCCACCCGAACTCCAGGCACAGGGCGTGCGACCGAGGACCTGGTTCGGCGAACGCTGGATCTCCTCCGCCTACGAGCTCTTCGAGGAGAACCTCCGCTACTTCCCCGCACTGCTGCCCATCTGCGACGAGGAGGACCCCCTGCGCGTGCTCGACCACGGCGGCGTCCCCCGCCTCCAGGAACTCGTCCTGCACAACGGCACGGTCTACCGGTGGAACCGCCCGGTCTACGGCATCGCCGACGGCACACCCCATCTGCGCGTGGAGAACCGGGTCCTGCCCGCCGGGCCCACCGTCACCGACGTCGTCGCCAACGCCGCCTTCTACTACGGCCTCGTCCGCGCACTCGCCGAGGAGCCACGCCCCATCTGGACCCGCATGCCCTTCGAAGCCGCAGCCGACAACTTCGACAGCGCCTGCCGGCACGGCATCGACGCCGAACTCCACTGGCCGCGCCCCGGCCGCGGCGGCGCAATGACCCGTGTACCCGCCGTCAAGCTCGTACGTGACGAACTCCTGCCCCTCGCCGCCGCGGGCCTCGACGCCTGGAACGTCGAACCGGCCGACCGCGACCACTACCTCGGCATCATCGAGGGCCGCTGCCGCCGCCGGACCAACGGCGCCTCCTGGCAGGCCGACACCTTCCACCGGACCACCGAGGCCGGACTGGACCGCGACAGCGCACTCGCGGCCGTCACCCGCCGCTACGGCGAGCTGATGCACCTGGGTGAGCCCGTCCACACCTGGCCGGCCGGACCGGCCGTCTGA
- the gcvP gene encoding aminomethyl-transferring glycine dehydrogenase has translation MTANRTPLSQLERGTPFEQRHIGPDAEAQAKMLAQVGYGSLDELTAAAVPDVIKSAEALGLPGARTEAEVLAELRSLADRNKVLAPMIGLGYYGTFTPPVILRNVMENPAWYTAYTPYQPEISQGRLEALLNFQTVVAELTGLPTSGASLLDEGTAAAEAMALSRRVGKVKNGVFLVDADTLPQTTAVIETRAEPTGVEVVVADLSDGIPAEIAERGVFGVLLQYPGASGAVRDLKPVIEQAHGLGAIVTVAADLLALTLLTSPGELGADIAVGTTQRFGVPMGFGGPHAGYMAVQDKHARSLPGRLVGVSVDADGNKAYRLALQTREQHIRREKATSNICTAQVLLAVMAGMYAVYHGPDGLRTIARRTHRYAAILAAGLRSGGVELVHDVYFDTLTARVPGKAADVVVAARESGVNLHLVDADHVSVSCDETTGRAQLIAVWSAFGVDGDIEALDAATDDTLPAGLLRTDDYLTHPVFHQHRSETAMLRYLRRLADRDYALDRGMIPLGSCTMKLNATTEMEPVTWPEFGQMHPFAPVEQAQGYLTLIRELEERLAEVTGYDNVSIQPNAGSQGELAGLLAVRAYHRANGDEQRTVCLIPSSAHGTNAASAVMAGMKVVVVKTADDGEIDVADLRAKIEQYRDELSVLMITYPSTHGVFEEHVADICAEVHDAGGQVYVDGANLNALVGLAKPGKFGGDVSHLNLHKTFCIPHGGGGPGVGPVGVRAHLAPFLPNHPLQPSAGPETGVGPISAAPWGSAGILPISWAYVRLMGGEGLKRATQVAVLAANYIAKRLEPHYPVLYTGPAGLVAHECIVDLRPLAKATGVSVDDIAKRLIDYGFHAPTMSFPVAGTLMIEPTESEDLAEIDRFCETMIAIRAEIEKVATGEWPTDDNPLRNAPHTAAALGGEWEHAYSREEAVFPAGVQAADKYWPPVRRIDGAFGDRNLVCSCPPLDEYDG, from the coding sequence ATGACCGCCAACCGCACTCCGCTCTCCCAGCTGGAGCGAGGCACCCCCTTTGAGCAGCGCCACATCGGCCCCGACGCCGAGGCCCAGGCCAAGATGCTCGCCCAGGTCGGCTACGGCTCGCTCGACGAGCTCACCGCCGCCGCCGTGCCGGACGTCATCAAGAGCGCCGAGGCCCTCGGGCTGCCCGGCGCCCGCACCGAGGCCGAGGTCCTCGCCGAACTGCGCTCCCTCGCGGACCGCAACAAGGTCCTCGCGCCGATGATCGGCCTCGGCTACTACGGCACGTTCACCCCGCCGGTCATCCTCCGCAACGTCATGGAGAACCCGGCCTGGTACACGGCCTACACCCCCTACCAGCCCGAGATCTCCCAGGGCCGGCTCGAGGCGCTGCTCAACTTCCAGACCGTGGTCGCCGAGCTCACGGGGCTGCCCACCTCCGGGGCCTCCCTCCTCGACGAGGGCACCGCGGCCGCCGAGGCCATGGCCCTGTCCCGCCGTGTCGGCAAGGTCAAGAACGGCGTCTTCCTGGTCGACGCCGACACCCTGCCGCAGACCACCGCAGTCATCGAGACCCGCGCCGAGCCCACCGGCGTCGAGGTCGTCGTCGCCGACCTCAGCGACGGCATCCCCGCCGAGATCGCCGAGCGCGGCGTCTTCGGCGTACTGCTCCAGTACCCCGGTGCCTCCGGCGCGGTGCGCGACCTCAAGCCCGTCATCGAGCAGGCCCACGGGCTGGGCGCGATCGTCACCGTCGCGGCCGATCTGCTCGCCCTCACCCTGCTCACCTCGCCCGGCGAGCTCGGCGCCGACATCGCCGTCGGCACCACCCAGCGCTTCGGCGTCCCCATGGGCTTCGGCGGCCCCCACGCCGGTTACATGGCCGTGCAGGACAAGCACGCCCGCAGCCTCCCGGGCCGCCTCGTCGGCGTCTCCGTCGACGCCGATGGCAACAAGGCGTACCGCCTCGCCCTGCAGACCCGCGAGCAGCACATCCGCCGCGAGAAGGCCACCAGCAACATCTGCACCGCGCAGGTGCTGCTCGCCGTGATGGCCGGAATGTACGCCGTCTACCACGGCCCGGACGGCCTGCGCACCATCGCCCGCCGCACCCACCGCTACGCCGCGATCCTCGCCGCCGGCCTGCGCTCCGGAGGCGTGGAGCTCGTCCACGACGTGTACTTCGACACGCTCACCGCCCGCGTCCCCGGCAAGGCGGCCGACGTCGTCGTCGCCGCCCGCGAGAGCGGTGTCAACCTCCACCTCGTCGACGCCGACCACGTCTCCGTGTCCTGCGACGAGACCACCGGCCGCGCCCAGCTCATCGCCGTCTGGTCCGCCTTCGGCGTGGACGGCGACATCGAGGCCCTCGACGCCGCCACCGACGACACCCTCCCCGCCGGGCTGCTGCGCACCGACGACTACCTCACCCACCCGGTCTTCCACCAGCACCGCTCCGAGACCGCGATGCTGCGCTACCTGCGCAGGCTCGCCGACCGCGACTACGCGCTCGACCGCGGCATGATCCCGCTCGGCTCCTGCACGATGAAGCTGAACGCGACCACCGAGATGGAGCCGGTCACCTGGCCCGAGTTCGGCCAGATGCACCCCTTCGCGCCGGTCGAGCAGGCTCAGGGCTACCTGACCCTGATCCGTGAGCTGGAAGAGCGCCTCGCCGAGGTCACCGGCTACGACAACGTCTCCATCCAGCCCAACGCCGGATCCCAGGGCGAGCTCGCCGGCCTCCTCGCCGTCCGCGCCTACCACCGCGCCAACGGCGACGAGCAGCGCACCGTCTGCCTCATCCCCTCCTCCGCCCACGGCACCAACGCAGCCAGCGCCGTCATGGCCGGCATGAAGGTCGTCGTCGTCAAGACCGCCGACGACGGCGAGATCGACGTCGCCGACCTGCGCGCCAAGATCGAGCAGTACCGCGACGAGCTCTCGGTCCTCATGATCACGTACCCGTCGACGCACGGCGTCTTCGAGGAGCACGTCGCCGACATCTGCGCCGAGGTGCACGACGCCGGCGGCCAGGTGTACGTGGACGGCGCGAACCTCAACGCGCTGGTCGGCCTCGCCAAGCCGGGCAAGTTCGGCGGCGACGTCTCGCACCTCAACCTGCACAAGACGTTCTGCATCCCGCACGGGGGCGGCGGCCCCGGCGTCGGCCCGGTCGGCGTCCGCGCCCACCTCGCCCCGTTCCTGCCGAACCACCCGCTCCAGCCGTCCGCGGGCCCCGAGACCGGCGTCGGCCCCATCTCGGCCGCCCCCTGGGGCTCGGCCGGCATCCTGCCCATCTCCTGGGCGTACGTCCGGCTCATGGGCGGTGAGGGCCTCAAGCGCGCCACCCAGGTCGCCGTCCTCGCGGCGAACTACATCGCCAAGCGCCTCGAACCGCACTACCCCGTGCTCTACACCGGCCCCGCCGGCCTCGTCGCGCACGAGTGCATCGTCGATCTGCGCCCCCTGGCCAAGGCCACCGGCGTCAGCGTCGACGACATCGCCAAGCGCCTGATCGACTACGGCTTCCACGCCCCGACCATGTCGTTCCCCGTCGCCGGCACCCTCATGATCGAGCCCACCGAGAGCGAGGACCTGGCCGAAATCGACCGGTTCTGCGAGACGATGATCGCGATCCGTGCGGAGATCGAGAAGGTCGCCACCGGCGAGTGGCCCACCGACGACAACCCGCTGCGCAACGCGCCGCACACCGCGGCCGCGCTCGGCGGCGAGTGGGAGCACGCGTACAGCCGCGAGGAGGCCGTCTTCCCCGCCGGTGTCCAGGCCGCCGACAAGTACTGGCCGCCGGTGCGCCGTATCGACGGCGCCTTCGGCGACCGGAACCTCGTCTGCTCCTGCCCGCCGCTCGACGAGTACGACGGCTGA
- a CDS encoding DUF5999 family protein, whose translation MCQHQPPCPSAESPDREAARRVAHHPEQGWSLLCNGVLLFEDTGELLPDGQIIAPHRPQQVASAA comes from the coding sequence ATGTGCCAGCACCAGCCACCTTGCCCGTCAGCCGAGTCCCCCGACCGGGAGGCGGCCCGTCGCGTGGCGCACCACCCGGAGCAGGGCTGGAGTCTGCTGTGCAACGGAGTACTGCTTTTCGAGGACACCGGCGAGCTGCTCCCGGACGGGCAGATCATCGCCCCGCACCGGCCGCAGCAGGTGGCGTCGGCGGCCTGA
- a CDS encoding SRPBCC family protein, giving the protein MAEVSAEARIDAPAGKVWAQLTDFTSYGQWNATHTSFPQGGPETLEAGATFAENMKLMGFPAEVTWTVEELEPERVFAIKGKGPMSVNVATRYTLSPDGEATQVRIDGEFTGAAVSLMAGKLKDSATAALNESLRKLGGLVA; this is encoded by the coding sequence ATGGCCGAAGTCAGCGCGGAGGCACGCATCGATGCACCGGCCGGGAAGGTCTGGGCGCAGCTGACGGACTTCACTTCGTACGGCCAGTGGAACGCCACGCACACCAGCTTCCCGCAGGGCGGCCCGGAGACTCTGGAAGCGGGCGCCACCTTCGCCGAGAACATGAAGCTGATGGGCTTCCCCGCCGAAGTGACCTGGACGGTCGAGGAACTGGAGCCCGAGCGGGTCTTCGCGATCAAGGGCAAGGGGCCGATGAGCGTCAACGTGGCCACACGCTACACGCTCTCCCCCGACGGCGAGGCGACGCAGGTCCGCATCGACGGGGAGTTCACGGGCGCGGCCGTCTCGCTCATGGCGGGCAAGCTGAAGGACTCGGCGACCGCGGCGCTCAACGAGTCGCTGCGGAAGCTCGGAGGGCTGGTGGCCTGA
- a CDS encoding DMT family transporter, giving the protein MHATRGRNTGLGLALVSAFAFGGSGVAAKPLIEAGLDPLHVVWLRVAGAALVMLPVAWRHRDLLTRRPALLAGFGLLAVAGVQAFYFAALSQIPVGVALLIEYLAPALVLAWVRFVQRRPVTRAAAVGVVLAVGGLACVVEVWSGLSFDAVGLLLALGAACCQVGYFVLSDQGGDGDDAADPLGVIAYGLLVGALVLTVVARPWGMDWSVLGGSAAMGGAAVPAALLLGWIVLVATVVAYVTGVVSVRRLSPQVAGVVACLEAVIATVLAWVLLREHLSAPQIAGGAVVLIGAFIAQSATPKAPSGPVAGGQGSGGPGADSGTVATAGTGIGPQRTDPEEQLSADRATT; this is encoded by the coding sequence ATGCACGCGACTCGGGGAAGGAACACCGGCCTGGGACTCGCCCTGGTCTCGGCGTTCGCATTCGGCGGTTCAGGGGTGGCGGCCAAGCCGCTCATCGAGGCGGGGCTCGACCCGCTCCACGTGGTGTGGCTACGGGTGGCCGGCGCCGCCCTCGTCATGCTTCCCGTCGCCTGGCGCCACCGTGATCTGCTGACCCGCAGGCCCGCGCTGCTCGCGGGCTTCGGACTGCTCGCCGTCGCGGGCGTCCAGGCGTTCTACTTCGCGGCCCTCTCCCAGATCCCCGTCGGCGTCGCGCTGCTCATCGAGTACCTCGCCCCCGCCCTCGTCCTCGCCTGGGTGCGCTTCGTCCAGCGCCGGCCGGTCACCCGCGCCGCGGCGGTCGGGGTGGTCCTCGCGGTCGGCGGCCTCGCCTGTGTCGTCGAGGTCTGGTCCGGGCTGAGCTTCGACGCCGTCGGGCTCCTGCTGGCCCTCGGTGCCGCCTGCTGCCAGGTCGGCTACTTCGTCCTCTCCGACCAGGGCGGCGACGGCGACGACGCCGCCGACCCGCTGGGCGTCATCGCGTACGGACTTCTTGTCGGCGCGCTGGTGCTGACCGTCGTCGCGCGCCCCTGGGGCATGGACTGGTCGGTGCTCGGCGGCAGCGCGGCCATGGGCGGCGCGGCCGTCCCGGCGGCGCTGCTGCTCGGCTGGATCGTGCTGGTCGCCACGGTTGTCGCGTACGTCACCGGCGTCGTCTCGGTGCGCAGGCTGTCCCCGCAGGTCGCCGGAGTCGTCGCCTGCCTGGAGGCGGTCATCGCGACCGTGCTGGCGTGGGTGCTGCTGCGGGAGCATCTGTCGGCGCCGCAGATCGCCGGCGGAGCGGTGGTCCTCATCGGGGCGTTCATCGCCCAGTCGGCCACGCCGAAGGCGCCCTCGGGTCCGGTGGCCGGTGGGCAGGGATCCGGTGGGCCGGGGGCCGACTCCGGGACGGTGGCGACCGCGGGGACGGGCATCGGCCCGCAGCGCACGGACCCCGAGGAGCAGTTGTCGGCCGACCGGGCCACGACATAG
- a CDS encoding DNA polymerase IV encodes MRPAPTILHLDMDAFFAAAEQAAKPSLRGKPVIVGGLGPRGVVATASYEARRFGVHSAMPMAQARRLCPNGACLVPRFSLYRSVSEQVMALLGELSPLVEPLSLDEAFVDLEAGGAADDSPTARAAGERLRRDILTVTGLTGSVGLAGSKMLAKIASEQAKPDGLVLIEPGTERELLGPMPVRTLPGVGPATGEHLRRAGMTTVADLAAAGEDELVRLLGKAHGTALFRMAMGYDDRPVVAERDAKSVSVEDTFDVDLHDRLRIRLEVERLADRCVRRLRASGHSGRTIVLKVRRFDFSTLTRSETLRGPTDDPAVVREAAGRLLESVDTTGGVRLLGVGVSGLADYTQEDLFAQAAAGEHAASEGPQAGGDGTDARPGIDTAAEVRTDPQEPPQQPAERRWPAGHDVQHVRYGAGWVQGSGVGRVTVRFEEPWSPVPGRVRTFPVDDPELTPSEPLPLIRPEADQSSRPASRPKSRSGTDRPDAGSGPPAEPSPEAVGDPGEADDSGAAVDSDDVGEEGEAGADGVVFPGGEGRSRP; translated from the coding sequence GTGAGACCCGCGCCGACGATTCTGCATCTGGACATGGATGCGTTCTTCGCCGCCGCCGAGCAGGCGGCGAAGCCCAGCCTGCGCGGAAAGCCGGTGATCGTCGGCGGGCTCGGACCACGCGGAGTGGTGGCGACCGCGTCGTACGAGGCGAGACGCTTCGGGGTCCATTCGGCGATGCCGATGGCCCAGGCCAGGCGGCTCTGTCCGAACGGCGCCTGTCTCGTGCCGCGGTTCTCGCTCTACCGGTCGGTCAGCGAGCAGGTGATGGCGCTGCTGGGCGAGCTGTCGCCGCTCGTGGAGCCGCTGAGCCTGGACGAGGCATTCGTGGACCTGGAAGCGGGCGGTGCGGCCGATGACTCACCCACGGCGCGGGCGGCCGGTGAGCGGCTGCGCAGGGACATTCTCACGGTCACAGGGCTGACCGGGTCGGTCGGTCTCGCAGGGTCGAAGATGCTCGCCAAGATCGCCTCCGAGCAGGCCAAGCCGGACGGTCTGGTGCTGATAGAACCTGGCACCGAGCGCGAGCTCCTCGGGCCGATGCCGGTGCGGACGCTGCCCGGGGTGGGGCCGGCCACGGGGGAGCATCTGCGGCGGGCCGGCATGACCACCGTCGCCGACCTTGCGGCGGCCGGCGAGGACGAGCTCGTACGGCTGCTGGGGAAGGCGCATGGGACCGCGCTGTTCCGTATGGCCATGGGGTACGACGACCGGCCCGTGGTGGCCGAGCGGGACGCGAAGTCCGTGTCGGTCGAGGACACCTTCGACGTGGATCTGCACGACCGGCTGCGGATCAGGCTGGAGGTGGAGCGGCTCGCCGACCGGTGCGTGCGGCGGCTGCGCGCCTCCGGGCACTCGGGCCGGACGATCGTGCTGAAGGTGCGGCGCTTCGACTTCTCCACACTGACCCGGTCGGAGACGCTTCGGGGGCCTACGGACGACCCGGCGGTCGTGCGAGAGGCCGCGGGGCGGCTTCTGGAGTCCGTGGACACCACGGGCGGTGTGCGGCTCCTCGGCGTGGGCGTGAGCGGCCTCGCCGACTACACGCAGGAGGATCTCTTCGCCCAGGCCGCCGCCGGGGAGCACGCGGCCTCGGAGGGGCCCCAGGCGGGCGGGGACGGGACCGACGCACGGCCCGGCATCGACACCGCCGCCGAGGTGCGGACGGATCCGCAGGAGCCGCCGCAGCAGCCCGCCGAGCGGCGCTGGCCGGCTGGACACGACGTGCAGCACGTCCGGTACGGAGCGGGATGGGTGCAGGGCAGTGGAGTCGGCCGGGTCACGGTCCGCTTCGAGGAGCCGTGGTCGCCCGTGCCGGGACGGGTTCGCACCTTTCCGGTCGACGACCCCGAACTGACACCGTCGGAGCCGCTGCCGCTCATCAGGCCGGAGGCCGATCAGTCGTCGCGGCCCGCCAGCCGGCCGAAGTCACGGTCGGGCACGGACCGGCCGGACGCCGGGTCCGGGCCACCGGCGGAGCCGTCACCGGAAGCGGTCGGCGACCCAGGGGAAGCGGACGACTCGGGTGCAGCGGTCGACTCGGATGACGTGGGCGAGGAGGGGGAGGCAGGGGCCGACGGAGTCGTCTTCCCGGGAGGAGAGGGGAGGTCGAGACCGTAG